In a genomic window of Alcanivorax sp.:
- a CDS encoding alpha/beta fold hydrolase yields MKKASLFTVAPMLALIGCTSLPQKNPAPDFYLAYPGASDTKVLETHDGLKLYGQWWEPAETQPRAIVLLLHGTAAHTGVYAPWANHLVDHGYAMFAFDMRGWGQSQGFGRAGYTSAPDDYLGDVSLAYEEVRRRYPDVPVYLQGESLGAAVALQWDIRGNDSTDGLILNAPPVVINLKIAPLPQPDWLANGFAWHAGLIGRLFPNAPIYSMGGRTGKWMWRRAIFDEWSREWVANEVNMTHSAIAASYVTNLQKMSAEIRSNFDKIDKPMIVLQGGEDNLVSHKAAKRLIEETPSSEMKKWHFYEDASHCALHDSNKEDVWDDIIDWLDIMTESESSRFVEPQKVSAL; encoded by the coding sequence ATGAAAAAAGCCTCACTGTTCACTGTCGCACCCATGTTGGCGCTGATTGGTTGCACGTCTCTGCCGCAAAAGAATCCCGCCCCGGACTTTTATCTGGCTTACCCTGGTGCCAGTGATACAAAAGTACTCGAAACCCATGATGGCCTGAAACTCTATGGCCAATGGTGGGAACCTGCCGAGACCCAACCTCGTGCAATTGTCCTTCTCCTCCATGGTACGGCCGCTCACACCGGCGTCTATGCTCCATGGGCCAATCACCTTGTTGATCATGGCTACGCCATGTTCGCTTTCGACATGCGAGGCTGGGGTCAGTCTCAAGGGTTTGGTCGTGCCGGCTATACCAGCGCTCCGGACGATTACCTCGGTGATGTGTCACTGGCCTATGAAGAGGTACGCCGACGCTACCCTGATGTTCCAGTATATCTCCAGGGAGAATCGCTTGGCGCAGCCGTCGCCCTGCAATGGGATATTCGTGGCAACGACAGCACCGATGGGTTGATACTCAATGCACCACCGGTAGTGATTAATCTGAAGATAGCCCCTCTCCCCCAGCCTGACTGGTTAGCCAATGGCTTCGCCTGGCATGCAGGTCTTATTGGTCGCCTGTTCCCCAATGCTCCTATCTACTCCATGGGAGGGAGAACAGGAAAATGGATGTGGCGTCGCGCCATCTTTGATGAATGGTCTCGAGAGTGGGTTGCTAACGAAGTCAACATGACACATTCCGCCATTGCGGCAAGCTACGTTACCAATTTACAGAAAATGTCAGCTGAGATCCGAAGCAATTTTGACAAGATCGACAAACCAATGATTGTTCTTCAAGGCGGTGAAGATAACCTGGTTTCTCACAAAGCGGCGAAGAGATTGATTGAAGAAACGCCATCCAGCGAGATGAAAAAGTGGCATTTTTATGAGGATGCCTCTCATTGCGCACTCCACGATAGCAACAAGGAAGACGTCTGGGATGATATTATTGATTGGTTGGATATTATGACCGAGTCAGAATCATCTCGTTTCGTTGAGCCCCAAAAAGTGAGTGCTCTTTAG
- a CDS encoding DUF6160 family protein produces MGNHVLLFMALMVSSSFKANADTLKPMDDSELSAVTGQDSVQLTLKLRNNTDESNNPISCDGLLNPCRMGIEFSSYDGVWLMLKDYYGTMEVNDIRIESGSLSDANTAYFDPERFLSVDGTDTSNDADCLLEGCNPAGLAALKLSYPLNKDVGVYNDFNIFMNVGRVALEFDSLGTPGYMRDAATGSVLGYRFSDSTGLNAPARMRFDGDAYVFGF; encoded by the coding sequence ATGGGAAACCATGTGTTGCTTTTCATGGCTTTGATGGTCTCGTCAAGTTTTAAGGCTAACGCCGATACGCTTAAGCCGATGGACGATAGCGAATTATCAGCGGTTACAGGCCAGGACAGTGTCCAGCTGACACTAAAGTTGCGTAATAACACCGACGAATCCAATAACCCCATTTCGTGCGATGGCCTTCTCAATCCCTGTCGAATGGGCATTGAATTTTCCAGCTATGACGGTGTATGGCTGATGCTCAAGGATTATTACGGCACCATGGAAGTTAATGATATCCGCATAGAAAGTGGATCTTTGAGCGATGCCAATACCGCCTACTTCGATCCGGAACGATTCTTGTCAGTGGATGGTACGGATACCAGTAATGATGCGGATTGCTTGCTGGAGGGTTGCAATCCCGCGGGTTTGGCCGCGTTAAAGTTGTCTTATCCGCTCAACAAGGATGTTGGTGTTTACAACGATTTCAACATCTTCATGAATGTAGGTCGTGTCGCTCTGGAATTCGATTCCCTGGGTACGCCGGGTTACATGCGTGATGCCGCCACAGGAAGTGTGCTGGGCTACCGTTTTTCGGATAGCACGGGTTTAAATGCGCCGGCCAGAATGCGCTTTGATGGAGACGCTTATGTCTTTGGTTTCTAG
- a CDS encoding wax ester/triacylglycerol synthase family O-acyltransferase, with protein MKPVSPTDLIFLLLERRNQPMHVGGLFLATPPEGAGEDYVQELIRKAMEYNQPSPPFNQKLVSRAGVQFWKEDDEFDLESHVYHLALPKPGRVRELLALVSKLHSALLDRHKPLWEFYVIEGVEGGRIAVYSKIHHALVDGVSAMRLLERGTTHRAEDEIEPIWALPRKPKSRQDDVETRLDPVRQIVEQANGMRKMAGSATKVVSEVVGAIRKRKKDADYVSVFQAPKTILNQRISGSRRFAAQSWPLDRIRAAGKKHGATVNDIVLAMCSSALRQYLQDMNALPEKPLVTMVPMSLRTDDSEGGNQVAVILADLGTHLPDPKERLGCIQRSVQNSKDRFARMNQAESLAYTSAMMTVHGTNMALGVNPAWQAFNLVVSNVPGANGKRYWNGAEIEGIYPVSIVMDGVALNITLTSYDKNLEFGLIGCQRTMPHLQRLLQYLENGLQEIE; from the coding sequence ATGAAGCCTGTTAGCCCAACAGACCTGATATTTCTCCTATTGGAGAGAAGAAATCAGCCAATGCATGTCGGCGGGCTTTTCCTGGCAACTCCCCCCGAAGGGGCCGGTGAGGATTATGTTCAGGAATTGATTCGCAAGGCGATGGAATACAACCAGCCTTCTCCGCCCTTCAATCAGAAGCTGGTTTCCCGTGCGGGCGTGCAGTTCTGGAAGGAAGACGACGAATTCGACCTGGAATCCCATGTCTATCACCTCGCTTTGCCGAAGCCAGGGAGAGTGCGGGAATTGCTGGCGCTGGTATCAAAGCTGCATAGTGCCCTGCTGGACAGGCATAAACCGCTCTGGGAGTTCTACGTCATCGAAGGGGTGGAAGGAGGCCGCATTGCGGTTTACTCCAAAATCCACCATGCGCTAGTAGATGGTGTGTCAGCCATGCGTCTTCTTGAAAGAGGCACAACCCACCGGGCCGAGGATGAAATAGAACCCATATGGGCCCTGCCACGCAAACCAAAAAGCCGCCAGGACGATGTGGAAACCCGGCTGGACCCTGTTCGCCAGATCGTGGAGCAGGCCAATGGCATGCGCAAGATGGCCGGCTCCGCGACCAAGGTCGTATCGGAAGTGGTCGGCGCTATCCGGAAACGGAAGAAAGATGCTGACTATGTGTCCGTATTTCAGGCACCCAAAACAATACTGAATCAGAGAATTTCGGGAAGCCGCCGTTTTGCGGCGCAATCCTGGCCACTGGATCGCATTCGTGCCGCTGGCAAAAAACATGGGGCAACGGTTAACGATATTGTCCTGGCAATGTGCAGCTCTGCCCTACGTCAGTATTTGCAAGATATGAATGCGTTACCTGAAAAGCCCCTTGTCACCATGGTTCCCATGTCGTTGAGAACAGACGATTCGGAGGGTGGGAATCAGGTGGCGGTGATACTGGCTGATCTGGGAACCCATCTGCCGGACCCAAAAGAAAGGCTGGGTTGTATCCAGCGATCTGTACAAAACAGCAAGGATCGGTTTGCAAGAATGAACCAAGCCGAAAGTCTTGCCTACACATCAGCAATGATGACAGTGCATGGGACGAATATGGCATTGGGGGTAAACCCGGCCTGGCAAGCGTTCAATCTGGTTGTCTCCAACGTGCCGGGTGCCAACGGCAAGCGTTACTGGAACGGTGCTGAGATAGAAGGGATTTATCCGGTATCCATCGTCATGGACGGCGTGGCCCTGAATATCACCCTGACAAGCTACGACAAGAATCTTGAGTTCGGATTGATCGGCTGTCAGAGAACCATGCCGCACCTGCAACGGCTGCTTCAATATCTGGAGAACGGTTTGCAGGAAATCGAATAG
- a CDS encoding fatty acid desaturase yields MATAPARGKSATDKTIQREIIAISDDIRQRHGWLKHQNAIGFTIFAVAIAGCTLNAVLYLQGIMPAWLVIVLTAFWTSLLHELEHDLIHWMYFKNNKVVHHLMMLGVYLWRPTTINPWVRRHLHFHHHKHSGSETDLEERGITNGEKWGLKRLIMVGDNMLAVYLRAVKYLTEPLKLYRRGVITRKDLKNFRLIGLVSYNPLGVIVHAIWHFFVLYHLLNGAAWLAGSSIPWPEVVTAQFSWITPLVVVLIAPNMLRTFCLHFISSNMHYYGDNEPGKITEQCQVLNVWWLWPLQAFCFNFGSTHAIHHFVVRDPFYVRQMTAKRAHVLHSGSETDLEERGITNGEKWGVKRLIMVGDNMLAVYLRAVKYLTEPAKLYRRGVIDRKDLKNFRLIGLVSYNPLGVIVHAIWHFFVLYHLLNGAAWLAGSSIPWPEVVTAQFSWITPLVVVLIAPNMLRTFCLHFISSNMHYYGDNEPGKITEQCQVLNVWWLWPLQAFCFNFGSTHAIHHFVVRDPFYVRQMTAKRAHVVLKENGVRFNDLGTFRRANRMHENPQAA; encoded by the coding sequence ATGGCAACAGCACCTGCCCGCGGCAAGTCCGCAACAGACAAGACAATTCAACGCGAGATCATCGCGATCAGTGATGATATACGGCAACGGCACGGCTGGCTCAAGCACCAGAACGCCATCGGCTTCACCATCTTCGCCGTGGCCATTGCCGGCTGCACCCTCAACGCGGTGCTGTACCTGCAAGGTATCATGCCCGCCTGGCTGGTCATTGTCCTTACCGCCTTCTGGACCTCGCTGCTCCACGAATTGGAGCACGACCTGATCCACTGGATGTACTTCAAGAACAACAAGGTCGTGCATCATCTGATGATGCTCGGCGTCTACCTGTGGCGCCCCACCACCATCAACCCCTGGGTACGCCGCCACCTGCATTTCCATCACCACAAGCACTCCGGCAGCGAAACCGATCTGGAAGAGCGCGGTATCACCAACGGGGAAAAGTGGGGCCTCAAGCGCCTGATCATGGTGGGCGACAACATGCTGGCCGTGTACCTGCGTGCGGTGAAATACCTGACCGAACCCCTGAAGCTCTACCGCCGTGGCGTCATCACCCGCAAAGACCTGAAGAACTTCCGCCTGATCGGCCTGGTCAGCTACAACCCCCTGGGCGTGATCGTCCACGCCATCTGGCACTTCTTCGTGCTCTACCACCTGCTCAACGGCGCCGCCTGGCTGGCCGGCAGCAGCATCCCGTGGCCGGAAGTGGTCACCGCCCAGTTCAGCTGGATCACCCCGCTGGTAGTGGTGCTGATCGCCCCCAACATGCTGCGTACCTTCTGCCTGCACTTCATCTCGTCCAACATGCATTACTACGGCGACAACGAACCGGGCAAGATCACCGAGCAATGTCAGGTACTCAACGTCTGGTGGCTGTGGCCTCTGCAGGCCTTCTGCTTCAACTTCGGCAGCACCCACGCCATCCACCACTTCGTGGTCCGCGACCCCTTCTACGTACGGCAGATGACCGCCAAGCGGGCCCATGTGTTGCACTCCGGCAGCGAAACCGACCTGGAAGAGCGCGGCATCACCAACGGCGAAAAGTGGGGCGTCAAGCGCCTGATCATGGTGGGCGACAACATGCTGGCCGTGTACCTGCGTGCGGTGAAATACCTGACCGAACCGGCCAAGCTGTACCGCCGTGGCGTTATCGACCGTAAAGATCTGAAGAACTTTCGCCTGATCGGCCTGGTCAGCTACAACCCGCTGGGCGTTATCGTCCACGCCATCTGGCACTTCTTCGTGCTTTATCACCTGCTCAACGGCGCCGCCTGGCTGGCCGGCAGCAGCATCCCGTGGCCGGAAGTGGTTACCGCCCAGTTCAGCTGGATCACCCCGCTGGTGGTAGTGCTGATCGCCCCCAACATGCTGCGCACCTTCTGCCTGCACTTCATCTCGTCCAACATGCACTACTACGGCGACAACGAACCGGGCAAGATCACCGAACAATGCCAGGTGCTCAACGTCTGGTGGCTGTGGCCCCTGCAAGCCTTCTGCTTCAACTTCGGCAGCACCCACGCCATCCACCACTTCGTGGTCCGCGACCCCTTCTACGTACGGCAGATGACCGCCAAGCGGGCCCATGTGGTGTTGAAGGAGAATGGGGTGAGGTTTAATGATCTGGGTACGTTCCGACGGGCCAACCGGATGCACGAGAACCCGCAAGCTGCCTGA
- a CDS encoding AraC family transcriptional regulator: MTEETFVTGIALSQWAHGAARLGLPSLDIMKRCDLDPLCLGDLGRKIPLSTFENFMLELILVSGDELLGLHIGQQIMPALYGSLSMVVLSADSLEDGFRMAARYAPMVVGNAGGVEIREDDNDKLFIGLLAHKNAVVRRHWIESVAALIIKAAKFMFPSFSPECLYFEHAPTSKHMEKSLLEYFRCPIQFGASFNGARFDAKKMAGYVNGYGKYSMEIASKLADQQLEDQKIQQTFIDRIKIQIRDLIGTTSPRREVVAERLGISPRTLDRRLSSAGYSWQELIDAIRSQLAYEYLSKSEENIADIAHRIGFSDVRAFQRRFRKWSGVSPNEYRKSFKR; encoded by the coding sequence ATGACCGAAGAGACTTTTGTCACCGGAATCGCATTATCTCAATGGGCGCATGGTGCCGCGAGGCTGGGTCTTCCTTCACTTGATATTATGAAGCGGTGCGATCTTGATCCTTTGTGTCTGGGGGATCTGGGAAGAAAAATACCGCTTTCGACGTTTGAAAATTTCATGCTTGAGCTGATTCTGGTTTCCGGGGATGAACTGTTGGGGTTGCACATCGGACAACAGATTATGCCAGCGCTTTATGGCTCGCTATCAATGGTTGTTCTAAGTGCGGACAGCCTTGAGGATGGGTTTAGAATGGCCGCCAGGTACGCGCCTATGGTTGTGGGAAACGCTGGGGGTGTAGAGATCAGAGAAGATGACAATGACAAGCTTTTTATCGGTCTTCTCGCGCACAAAAATGCGGTGGTAAGGCGGCACTGGATCGAATCCGTAGCCGCCTTGATTATCAAGGCCGCAAAATTCATGTTTCCCTCTTTCTCGCCCGAATGCCTCTACTTTGAGCATGCACCAACATCGAAACATATGGAAAAGTCATTGCTTGAATATTTTCGCTGCCCTATTCAATTTGGGGCAAGCTTTAATGGGGCAAGATTTGATGCAAAAAAGATGGCCGGTTATGTGAATGGCTATGGGAAATATAGTATGGAAATAGCAAGCAAGCTGGCCGACCAGCAGCTTGAAGATCAAAAAATACAGCAAACGTTTATCGACAGAATAAAAATTCAAATCCGTGATCTTATCGGTACTACATCACCACGCAGGGAGGTCGTTGCTGAGCGGCTGGGTATTTCGCCAAGAACCCTTGATAGGCGCCTCTCTAGCGCTGGCTATAGCTGGCAAGAGTTGATAGATGCTATCCGCAGCCAGCTTGCGTATGAGTATCTCTCTAAATCCGAAGAAAATATTGCTGATATAGCCCACCGGATTGGTTTTTCTGATGTCAGGGCTTTCCAGCGTCGGTTTCGGAAGTGGAGTGGTGTGTCACCAAACGAATATCGAAAATCCTTTAAGCGTTAG
- a CDS encoding putative solute-binding protein — protein MPYAKQLIIFFVISMSLVTNSAHASISNKRTLCVFDLVGANGDFYGIMKDFKTAALGWGVDIELKPYTDEKIAAEDLKAKQCDGALLTGIRGRQFISYTGSMDSIGAIPDYDAMRMVVSILASGNPKVNPHLVSGPYEFGGLVPMGAAYLFVKDNSIDTVEELAGKSIAVLEYDVAEANMAKRVGMSPVMSDITNFSTRFNNGSVDTCFAPIFGYSALELYKGMQPDGGIIDLVLGQLSAQLILRKDLFPTDFADQSRKYLAGQFDRAMRIINNADGEVNEKWWINISDAETTRYDEMFRQARIDLANQGVYNKDMMSLLRKVRCKGNPSRAECVNPVE, from the coding sequence ATGCCATATGCAAAACAATTAATTATTTTTTTCGTAATTTCCATGTCACTGGTTACCAACAGCGCCCATGCCAGCATCAGCAACAAACGCACGCTTTGTGTGTTCGACCTTGTCGGTGCCAACGGCGATTTCTACGGCATCATGAAGGACTTCAAGACCGCCGCTCTCGGCTGGGGCGTGGACATTGAGCTGAAGCCGTATACCGACGAGAAGATCGCCGCCGAAGATCTGAAAGCGAAGCAATGTGATGGCGCTTTGCTTACTGGCATCCGCGGCCGTCAATTCATCAGCTATACCGGCAGCATGGATTCTATCGGTGCCATCCCCGACTACGATGCCATGCGCATGGTGGTGTCGATCCTGGCTAGCGGTAACCCCAAGGTGAACCCGCACCTGGTGTCCGGCCCCTATGAGTTCGGCGGCCTGGTGCCCATGGGCGCGGCGTATCTGTTCGTGAAAGACAACAGCATCGATACGGTGGAAGAGCTGGCGGGCAAATCCATTGCGGTGCTGGAATACGATGTGGCCGAGGCGAATATGGCCAAGCGTGTGGGCATGTCGCCGGTGATGTCGGATATCACCAATTTCTCCACTCGTTTCAACAACGGTTCCGTGGATACCTGCTTCGCACCCATCTTCGGTTATTCCGCCCTGGAACTGTACAAGGGCATGCAGCCGGACGGCGGCATTATTGACCTGGTGCTCGGCCAGTTGAGCGCACAGTTGATTCTTCGCAAGGATCTTTTTCCCACGGATTTTGCCGATCAGTCCCGCAAGTATCTGGCTGGCCAGTTTGATCGCGCCATGCGCATCATCAACAACGCAGACGGCGAAGTGAATGAAAAGTGGTGGATCAATATTTCTGATGCGGAAACCACCCGTTACGACGAGATGTTTCGTCAGGCCCGTATCGATCTGGCCAACCAGGGCGTTTACAACAAGGACATGATGAGCCTGCTGCGCAAAGTGCGCTGCAAGGGCAATCCGTCCCGTGCCGAATGCGTCAATCCCGTCGAGTGA
- a CDS encoding lysophospholipid acyltransferase family protein, with amino-acid sequence MNIINIADTVMNRAARYHEHRVEGLEHIPASGPALIVVNHSLATYDSGLLAAAIKARLGRDVWLLGDRYIFKVPVLRDMATAYGFVEGSQHNAESLLRDGELVLVAPGGMREALRPSSQKYQLDISDRKGFAKLALRTGAPVILSACPAADDIYHVVSNPVTDWVYNRYRLAAPVILGKFGTPIPRPAKLVHYLNAPMSPPDNGTDEDPEAVDAFHAALESRLQEMLTEHAST; translated from the coding sequence ATGAACATCATCAATATCGCAGACACCGTCATGAACCGCGCTGCCCGCTATCACGAGCATCGCGTTGAAGGCCTGGAGCACATCCCGGCCAGCGGCCCGGCCCTGATTGTGGTGAACCATTCCCTTGCCACCTATGACAGCGGCCTGCTTGCTGCTGCGATCAAGGCCAGACTGGGGCGGGATGTGTGGCTGCTGGGTGATCGCTATATCTTCAAGGTGCCGGTATTACGCGATATGGCCACAGCCTACGGTTTCGTTGAGGGCTCACAGCACAATGCGGAGAGCCTGCTGCGCGATGGCGAGCTGGTGTTGGTGGCGCCGGGTGGCATGCGTGAAGCACTGCGGCCCAGCAGCCAGAAATACCAGCTGGATATCAGTGACAGAAAGGGGTTTGCAAAGCTGGCCTTGCGTACCGGCGCCCCGGTCATTCTCTCCGCCTGCCCGGCAGCGGATGATATTTATCACGTGGTATCGAACCCGGTAACGGACTGGGTGTACAACCGCTACAGGCTGGCCGCCCCGGTTATCCTTGGCAAGTTCGGCACCCCCATTCCCAGGCCGGCCAAACTGGTTCACTATCTGAATGCACCCATGTCACCGCCTGACAATGGCACAGACGAGGACCCTGAAGCCGTCGATGCCTTTCATGCCGCGCTGGAAAGTCGCCTGCAGGAAATGCTCACGGAACATGCGAGCACCTGA
- a CDS encoding putative quinol monooxygenase — translation MQKNVAVFGTLRFPPESMGAVRPHLKTFVDATRSQDDCIAYDVAEDLFDPGLIRFSELWPDNASLDAHLVAPHIAPWREAAKRLGLMERAFTAYDIHGSRPV, via the coding sequence ATGCAAAAAAACGTTGCCGTTTTCGGCACCCTCCGCTTCCCGCCTGAATCCATGGGCGCCGTCAGGCCGCACCTCAAAACCTTTGTCGATGCCACGCGCAGCCAGGATGACTGCATTGCCTACGATGTGGCGGAAGATCTGTTTGATCCCGGCCTGATTCGCTTTTCCGAGCTGTGGCCAGACAATGCCTCTCTGGATGCCCATCTGGTAGCGCCGCATATCGCGCCATGGCGGGAGGCCGCGAAGCGGCTGGGGCTGATGGAGAGGGCGTTTACGGCTTACGATATTCATGGCTCCCGGCCTGTATAA
- a CDS encoding AraC family transcriptional regulator, producing the protein MNQPMEWELSINYLRQVADQLTEMGIDVAPWLAAHDLSLADLEQADASVPWEVVRALFLEAEAITGEPALGLMVGDRLRINNHGMVGYAAMNSGSVRQVVELLERFIPLRINLVMVSHQVEGNYLNLQIRELLPLGDVGPFLLGAVVVAVKNVLDFITLGNCQVAQASFTFAEAFDRELLRSQFRCPVRYNQGWTGLSLPLEVVDQPLRTADPAAFEHAEKLCERELQNLVSDASVSARVRRLMLAKQVNFPSLPITARILHMTPRTLHRRLLDEGTSFQEILDEVRQSLALEYLKSQEITIQELAYTLGYCDTANFRRAFKRWTGVAPSFYRNNDVAR; encoded by the coding sequence ATGAACCAGCCGATGGAATGGGAACTCTCCATCAACTATCTCCGCCAGGTGGCAGACCAGCTGACCGAGATGGGGATCGACGTTGCCCCCTGGCTGGCGGCCCATGACCTGTCGCTGGCCGATCTTGAGCAAGCCGATGCCAGCGTTCCCTGGGAAGTGGTCCGTGCCCTGTTTCTGGAAGCGGAAGCGATCACCGGAGAGCCGGCCCTGGGCCTGATGGTGGGTGATCGGCTACGCATCAACAATCACGGCATGGTTGGCTATGCGGCCATGAACAGTGGCTCTGTGCGCCAGGTGGTGGAATTGCTGGAGCGTTTCATTCCTCTGCGCATCAACCTAGTCATGGTCAGCCATCAGGTGGAAGGCAACTACCTGAACCTGCAGATCCGGGAATTGCTGCCGCTGGGTGATGTGGGGCCCTTCCTGCTGGGCGCCGTAGTGGTTGCGGTAAAGAACGTGCTCGACTTCATTACCCTGGGCAACTGCCAAGTGGCCCAGGCCAGCTTTACCTTTGCCGAAGCCTTCGACCGGGAGCTGCTGCGGTCCCAGTTCCGCTGTCCGGTACGTTATAACCAGGGCTGGACTGGCCTGTCCTTGCCGCTGGAGGTGGTGGACCAGCCACTGAGAACCGCGGACCCGGCCGCCTTCGAGCATGCGGAAAAGCTCTGCGAGCGGGAATTGCAGAACCTGGTGTCGGATGCCTCTGTGTCGGCTCGGGTGCGCCGGTTAATGCTGGCAAAGCAGGTGAACTTTCCCTCTCTCCCCATTACTGCTCGCATTCTTCACATGACCCCAAGAACCTTGCACCGCCGGTTGCTTGATGAAGGAACCTCGTTTCAGGAAATTCTGGATGAAGTGCGCCAATCACTGGCCTTGGAATATCTGAAAAGCCAGGAGATAACCATTCAGGAATTGGCCTATACATTGGGTTATTGTGACACTGCCAACTTCCGCCGTGCCTTCAAGCGCTGGACCGGTGTGGCGCCGTCGTTTTATCGTAATAACGACGTAGCCAGATAG
- a CDS encoding class I SAM-dependent methyltransferase, whose translation MKSAQQFWDKAAARYAKSPVKDEASYQKKLAITRDYFQPDWSVFEFGCGTGSTAILHAPYVRDILATDVSAKMLEIAQAKAADAGIDNIRFQQGTMDSLSLTPESFDAVLGLNILHLVEEPEAAISRVSSLLKPGGVFVSSTVLAADMKLHWRLLIPLMQALGLAPHVSRFGRDGLLAMLARAGFDVDHEWQPDILSVFIVARKRA comes from the coding sequence ATGAAAAGCGCACAACAATTCTGGGACAAGGCGGCGGCCCGTTATGCCAAAAGCCCGGTCAAGGATGAAGCGAGCTACCAGAAGAAGCTGGCGATCACCCGTGACTACTTTCAACCGGACTGGTCCGTGTTCGAATTCGGTTGTGGTACCGGTAGCACAGCCATTCTTCACGCGCCCTACGTCCGGGACATTCTTGCAACGGATGTGTCGGCAAAGATGCTGGAGATAGCGCAAGCCAAAGCTGCTGATGCCGGCATTGATAATATCCGCTTTCAGCAGGGCACGATGGATAGCCTGTCACTGACCCCGGAAAGTTTTGATGCGGTGCTGGGGCTGAATATTCTGCACCTGGTGGAAGAGCCCGAAGCGGCTATTTCCCGGGTGAGCTCCCTGCTGAAGCCCGGCGGTGTTTTTGTTTCCAGCACGGTGCTGGCTGCGGACATGAAGCTGCACTGGCGCCTGCTGATTCCGCTGATGCAGGCGCTGGGTTTGGCACCCCATGTGAGTCGTTTCGGCAGGGACGGGTTGCTGGCCATGCTGGCGCGGGCCGGTTTTGATGTCGACCATGAATGGCAGCCGGACATCCTGTCTGTCTTTATTGTCGCCAGAAAGCGCGCCTGA
- a CDS encoding AraC family transcriptional regulator, with protein MKEEKQAVALLMAPLLHLLHERGLDGEAILRRHGLDPQMVRDPEARLGAAVSTALLDDCLAQLGDPAMGIEIARHAQYNTFGALGLAVAAGGDLYSVLNRITRFHRLISDLVRTELTVDDATVALQFSSNTDHQPHPQAIVFVMATIVRLLRIRIHRDHNPVAVSAPDWIEPGLRQAMGRYFRCPVTESDHYALAFDKANAQQMLAASDTQLAAMLDATLAQRLADSERGSLASKLTLWIEQRLPDGEPSLTEAAAECCMSSRSLQRRLADEGLSWKQLVEDTRKMLVERHLRTPGMTVTQMAFLLGFSEVSAFSRAFKKWFGVSPSQFR; from the coding sequence ATGAAAGAAGAAAAACAGGCGGTAGCCTTGCTGATGGCGCCATTGCTGCACCTGCTCCACGAGCGGGGCCTGGACGGCGAGGCCATCCTGCGCCGCCACGGGCTGGACCCGCAGATGGTGCGGGACCCGGAGGCCCGGCTGGGGGCGGCGGTGTCCACGGCCCTGCTGGATGATTGCCTGGCCCAGCTGGGCGACCCGGCCATGGGCATCGAGATTGCCCGCCATGCCCAGTACAACACCTTCGGGGCTCTGGGGTTGGCAGTGGCGGCGGGGGGCGACCTGTACAGTGTGCTCAACCGCATTACCCGTTTTCATCGCCTGATCAGCGACCTGGTGCGCACCGAGCTGACCGTGGATGACGCCACCGTGGCCCTGCAGTTTTCCTCCAACACCGATCACCAGCCCCACCCCCAGGCCATCGTGTTTGTCATGGCCACTATCGTGCGCTTGCTGCGTATCCGCATTCACCGGGACCACAACCCGGTGGCGGTGTCCGCCCCGGACTGGATCGAGCCGGGCCTGCGCCAGGCCATGGGGCGCTATTTCCGTTGCCCGGTAACGGAGTCAGATCACTATGCGCTGGCGTTCGACAAGGCCAACGCCCAGCAGATGCTGGCCGCCAGCGATACCCAGCTCGCCGCCATGCTGGATGCCACCCTGGCCCAGCGCCTGGCGGACTCGGAGCGGGGCTCGCTGGCCAGCAAGCTGACACTGTGGATCGAACAACGCCTGCCCGACGGCGAGCCGTCCCTGACGGAGGCGGCGGCGGAATGCTGCATGAGCTCACGCAGCCTGCAGCGGCGGCTGGCTGATGAGGGGTTGAGCTGGAAGCAGCTGGTGGAAGACACCCGCAAGATGCTGGTGGAGCGCCACCTGCGCACACCGGGGATGACGGTGACGCAGATGGCCTTTCTGCTGGGGTTTTCTGAAGTGAGTGCGTTTTCCCGGGCGTTCAAGAAATGGTTCGGGGTGTCGCCGAGTCAGTTTCGGTGA